The Candidatus Uhrbacteria bacterium DNA window CTAACCAACTGAGCTAAGCATCCATGCGCCCCCAAGATAGCCGCTTTTTCTGGTTGACGCAATAGCAAATGTACGATACTCTCCCCCTCGCCTGCGGACGTGGCGGAATTGGTATACGCGCTAGCTTGAGGGGCTAGTGCCAGCAATGGCTTGGAGGTTCGAGTCCTCTCGTCCGCACCATGCTCTATGATTCTTCGTATCCTTCTTGGGTTAGCTGTCATGGTGTTTGGATTTTTTATGGTCTGGAAGACCTATGACATCCAAGAGTTTTTAGGGAAGAGTGATTGGGCCGAACGAAAATTTGGCCCAGGGGGCACGACGACATTTTATAAATTACTGGGAGTTGGGTTCGCCTTTCTTGGCATGCTTATTGCCACGAATGTTATTTCAGAAATTTTGACGGCTCTTGCCGGTATTTTTGTTCGGAAGTAAAATTCTTCTCACTATGTTTGATCTCCGCCCCTTATTCGACCTCTCCTTCTGGTTTGCCCGCAAACCCTCAGCGCTTCTCCCCACGAGCACATGGGCGCTCCTCATCTCTTTTTTGGTGCTCTTTCTGTTGAGCGTGGCCTTGCGCATCCATCTGCGTCGTAAAAGGGCTGCCGACCGGTACCAGAAACACACGCGAGAACGCGTTATTGCGCTCACCCAGTCTGTGGGTCTTCTTGGACTCCTGTGGCTGTTCTTTGCTTACGAGCAAGTAACAGTCTTCCAGTGGCGATGGTGGCTTCTCCTGATTTTTGTAGGCGCGCTTGTGTGGGCAGCGCATATTGTCTATGAAGCGAAGCGCGTCATACCCGCAATGCGCAGGGGACGTTCAGAGGAACTTGGTAAGCTGAAGTATCTTCCACGCGCTGGTCGATAGTATGGACCCGCGTCGCGTGCTCGGGAACCGAGCGGAGCGTCTTGCGGCCGAGTACCTTGAGAGGAAAGGCTACGAAATTTTAGCGAGGCAATACACGACACGATTTGGGGAAGTGGATCTCATTGCGAAGGCGGGGGAGGAAATTGTGTTTGTGGAAGTGAAGTGGCGACAGTCGCTCGAAGCCGGGTATCCAGAAGAGTCGGTTCACCCGAACAAATTGCACCGATTGCAAATTGCCGCCGAGGCGTATTTGTGCGAGCAGAAAAAAGAGGACGCGCCGCACCGCTACGACGTTGTGGCGATGGTTGAAGAGGGAGGTCGCTTGGAAATTGAACACCTCGACGGTATCTGATCCGGCATTGACGCGCCGGTGTTTTTGTGCCACGATGACGCTCTTCTGCCTCGTCAGCGGAAGCGGGCACGAGCCTGAAGAAAGCCGGCCTCCCAATGGTGGGAGAAAACATCGCACGAGCGGTGGGCTGGCGGAACATACACCCGCGACAAGTACGCACGAGCGTACGGGAATGGTTCCGCGCGGTAAGGGTCAATCCGCGCGGCCATGCACGCGCATGGGCCAAATGGCGACTGTTGTTCCAGACCTTGGGGTGAAACCCATGCGACACGAACGCGAACCTTCCATCAACCACTTCACCGACCTCGCTCGCTGGGGCATGCTGGGAGCCTACCTGCTCCTCATGTATGCCGCACGCGGGAACAGGAAGGAGCTCCGGCGCCTTCACGACACGATCATCCCCGCCTCCTGCCGCCTCCTGCGCGAGGACTACTTGCTGTTCGAGCAGCGGTTCGAAGCTCACACCGACACGCACGAATGGAGTCAGGGCGGCCTGCTTCCCTTGAGCGACAATCTCTTCGTTGGGGACTTCAACATCGCGCGGATGAGGGAAACTGACACGTTCGGGCAGCGGAGGCTGGGGCATGCAACCCTCTGCCGGTACTACGCGCAGGTCCTCAACAAGGACCGCGAGCGCAGTACTCGCGAGGAGTTCAGCACTACGGGAGCGAGGATGATCCTGGGGAGCACGGAGCGCTTTGGACATGGTTCCTACCACTTCCACGTGTACCTCCGGGATCTCGACCAGCGCTTCGGCTGCAGTGTGCACCGTGACCCGGCTGGGTTCTTCGTCACTCTCATGCTGGGCGATATCGAACTCACCGAGCCCGTCACGCACTACCTGCGCAATCAGCTTCCCCCCTCCACGAGGCGGCGGACTGACGCTGGCAGCTCTTCTGGCGGCGACGAGGTGACGTTCCTCTTCGAACTGCCGGATGCCGCCCTCGCCCTCTCCTGCCGTGAAGACGACCCGGCACAGAGCATGTACCTCCTGGCCGGGGATGGCTTCGAGGCCGCGCTCATCGACGCGCTTCGCGCTGTTGGCGTGCCGATCAAGAACGTGACGCGCCTGCCCGCGCCGGAAGCTACTCAGTAAATCAGCGTTCCTTCTTTCTCCCGGCCATCCAAGGCCGGTTTCGCATTGACGCCACTTTTTTCCTGTGCTATCTTGACACTATGAAAACCCTGTCATATTGACGGGGGTTTGTTTTAACAAGAGGGAATCTCCACCAACCATTTCCTATTATTATGCCAAACGACATTGAACAAGCCATACGACAGATTTGTGAGGAGAAGGGACTAAGTTACGAAGCGGTGCTCGAGACCATCCAGGCAGCGCTTGCCGCGGCGTACCGGAAAGACTTCGGCGACAAAACGCAAAACATCGAAGTGGAGTTTGATGTGGCGACCGGGAAAATTCGCGCCCACGATGTGAAGACCGTCGTGTCGGACGTAGATCTTGAGGAAGTCGTACGTGTGGAGGAAGCGCGTCGCGCCAAACAGGAAGAGCGCAATGCTCTTGTGGCACAGATGCAGGCGCGTGGTGAGGTGATCCCGCCAGAGTTTGACGGCCCGGTACTTGCGGAGGGCCCGACGTTCAACGAAAAAACGGAGATCATGTTGTCCCAGGCAAAGTTGGTGGACCCCGACGCAGAGCTTGGCGAGATCTTGCGCATGGAATTGCCGGTGCCGGGCGAATTCGGACGCATGGCGGCCATGACGGCCAAGCAAGTGGTCATGCAGAAACTGCGCGAAGCGGAGCGGGAGATCGTCTACGGCGAATTCAAGGAGTTTGAGCACACATGCGTGGTCGGTACCATTCAGCGCCGTGAAGGCCGAGTGATTCTGGTGGACTTGAATCGCGCGACGGGGATTCTTCGCCCAGAGGACCAAACTCCCGGCGAGCGCTACAACTCCGGTTCACGCATGAAGTTTTACGTCCGCTCTGTGTCACTGACCTCGAAGGGTCCCGAGATATTGCTCTCGCGTACAGACTCGGCCCTTGTAAAGTGTTTATTCCAAAACGAAATTCCTGAAGCGGCGGATGGTGCTGTGGAGATTAAGGGTATGGCGCGCGAACCTGGCGGACGCACCAAAGTGGCGGTTGCCACCAGCGACGACTCCATTGACCCCATTGGCGCCTGTATCGGTCAACGTGGCACCCGTATTCAAACGATTATTGCCGAGCTTGGCGGCGAGAAGATTGACATCATCCAATGGAGTGGGGATGCTCATGAATATGTGGCAAACGCTCTCTCACCCGCGCGTGTTTCCTCGGTGGAGATTAAAGAGACAACAAATGATGGGGAAGAAAAATTGGCAATCGTGACGGTTCCCGATGACCAGCTCTCACTTGCGGTGGGGAAGGGCGGCCAAAACGTGCGTCTTGCCTCGCGGTTGGTTTCTATGCGCATCACCGTGCAAGGAGAAACGGGCGGGAAGCCAGATGCGCCAGAAGAGGTACCCGCGGATGCGGCGCCTGTTGCAGATGTTCCCTCAACAGAAAACGCCTAATCTATGTTCCAGACGTACCTTGCTGAGCCGATGTACAACTTGCTTGTCTGGCTTTACAACGTCATTCCGCTGCACGATATTGGCATTGCAATCATCGTTCTCACCCTCATAATCAAAGGAGTGCTCTGGCCGCTTACAGGCAAGGCACTCAAGAGCCAGCGCATGCTTCAGGCGCTTCAGCCGAAAATTGATGCACTCCGAAAGGAGTGCGGACAGGACAAAGAGCGTCTAGCCGCTGGCATGATGAAACTCTACAAAGAAGAAAAAGTGAACCCCGCTTCTTCCTGCCTCCCTCTATTAATCCAACTACCGATTCTCATTGCGCTGTACCGTGTGCTGTTGGTGGGACTCAACAATGGCGATACGTACCAGCTTTATGATTTTGTTGCTGACCCCGGAACCATCAACGAAATTTCTCTGGGCTTCATCAACTTGGCTCGGGCGAATATCGTGCTGGCACTCTTAGCCGGTGCGTCGCAGTACGTGCAGGCAAAGATGCTCCAGATACGGCGGCCACCGGCAATCGTGCGCGGAACCGAGGCGGCGAAAGATGAAGACCTTGCTGCGTCCATGAACAAATCCATGCTCTATATCATGCCGGTTATGACCGTGGTGATTGGCGCGTCGCTTCCGGGCGGTCTGGCGCTGTACTGGTTGGTCGTGACGCTGCTTTCTATTCTCCAGCAATACCTCGTGTTCCGTTCTCTTCCTCACGCGGCGCCTGCCCAATCGACCTCCTAGCTATGCTTCGCGACGCCCTCCTTCGAACGTTGGCATGGTTTGCCACGCAGGAGTATGCGCCCACAGCGTTTGAAGTGTGGAAGTGGATGGATCCGTGGACGGGGGATGCATCCACCCCGGCGTTTCTTGTCGTGAGGAGGGAATTAGGGGAGCTCTGCCAGCACGGAGACATTATTACTCAAGACGGTCTTTTTGCTCTTGCAGGGTACGAGTCGTTGTTTACGCTGCGAGAGGAACGTGCACGCGACAGTGTCCAGAAATTGCGGCGTTTGAATCGCGTCGTGCGTTTTTTGCGACTCCTCCCCACCCTCCGGGCAATTTTTGCGTGCAACACCCTTGCGTGGTCACATACACGCCCCGAAAGCGATCTTGACCTTCTTCTTGTTGTCCGGCACGGATGGCTCTGGACGACACGCCTGCTTGCCACATTGCCCCTTGCTCTTTTGCGACTACGCCCGGAGGAGACGAAACAGAATCCCGTGTGCTTGAGTTTTTTCTTGAGCGAGAAGGCTACGCATCTCGGCTCGCTCCGCTTGTCAGGTGGTGACCCCTATTTGTGGTATTGGCTCCATGCTCTTATCCCGCTCCACGACCCGCTACGTATTAAAGAGCAACTGGATCTTTCTCTTGGCGAAAAAGAATCTCCCGCATCCGTTTCTTCCATCGAGCGCATTTGTGAAAAATTTGAGTGGGTACTGATGCCAAGCGAGATCAAGCGCATCGCCAACACAGATACGCGTGTGATTCTCTCGCGCGACATGCTAAAATTCCATGTAGGCGACCGACGTCTTCACTTCCGCGAGGCGCATCGTGCACTCTGTGAAGCGCTTGGGCTTCCGCCATTTGATTATGAAAATATTTGAACAAGCGCAGGGCGTCTTGCTTTTGGCAATCCTGTTTCTCTTACCGTGGCAAACACACTTGCTGGTGGGGGTGGAGCCGTTTCTTGGCGCAGAGGGAGATGCAGGATTGCTCCGCGTCTACGCGGTGGAGGGACTCGTATGGCTTGCCTTTGTTCTTCACCCGTTTGTCCGTGTAGCAGAGAGGGCACGGCTGCCCGTCTTTCTTGGCTGGGTCGTGGTATTGACACTTCTTGTTTCGACGGGTTTCTCTTCCTCCATCCTTCTTGGTTTCACAACATGGCTTCATATTGCCTCGGCGTTTCTCCTTTTCGTCCTTCTTGTTTCCGAGACTGTGCCGGTTCGCCGCGCCGCCCTCGTGTTTGTTTTGGGGCTGGTGATTCCTGGGGTGCTCGGTGTGTTTCAAGCGATCATGGGGAGCTCGCCCGGCGCCTCATGGTTGGGGCTTCCGGCGCGAGATGCCGCTCTGGCGGGGGAGGCGGTCATTGAAAGTTTCTCTCTCCGATGGCTTCGTGCGGCGGGAGCATTTCCTCACCCGAATATTTTTGGCGGTTATCTTGCCGTAGCTCTTTTCGCCTGTGGTTTTGTTTTTTGGCAAGCGAAACGTTTTCGTGTCGCTCTTGGTGCAATTGGCCTCCTCCTTTTTGTCACTCTCCTCCTCACGTATTCACGTTCTGCATGGTTGGCACTCGTCCTCTCTGCCGCGATCCTCTGTTGGATTCTTTTCACGCATCACCGTTCGGCTCTCCGGCGTGTGATTCCGTTCGGCCTCGCGGCTCTTCTCGTCATCTTTTTTACGGTCTCCATTTTTTCCCAACCCTTTGCCACACGTTTTGATCCGACCGCGCGTCTGGAAGGGCGGTCGCTTGAAGAGCGTGTTGGTGGGCTTGCCGATTGGCGGAGCATTATGAACCAGGATCCTGCGCGTTGGTGGCGCGGGGTAGGCCTGGGCCACTATCCTTTGACGCTCACACAGATTGACCCCACGCGTCCCCTGTACGCTTTGGCTCCAGTTCACAACACCTATCTGCTCATTCTGGCGGAGCTTGGCGTTCCCATCGCTCTCCTGCTGCTGCTTTGGATTGCCTCGATGGATCGTTTGAACTACGCCGCACTCCCGCGTATTCCTGCCGCCGTGGCTCTCGCGATGGGTAATGTTCTTCTTGTCGTGGGTTTCTTTGACCATTATCTTTGGAGCTCTTGGAGCGGTCTTGTGCTCTCCGCCTTCGTCATGGCCATGACAGTGAGACTATCATGTCATTCGGAGCTTAGCTCCGAGGGAACTCAATAAAATCAATACCTTCCTCGGAGCTAAGCTCCGAGAAACGGCATATGCGTACGACAGAATTTGCAAGCGGAGAGTACTACCATATCTACAATCGTGGAGTCGATAAAAGGCAAATTTTTCTATCCCCTCTGGATTTTGAAAGATTCTATGAATCTCTCTATTTGTTCAATGATAGATCCTATGATCGCAAGGGAGGGGACAAAGTCGAGCGAACCCTGCAACTCGCCGGAGCAGAAGTTTTTGGCATTGATCGAGACCCCCTTGCTTCTATTCTATCCTTTGAGCTTATGTCCAACCACTTCCACATGCTTATTCGACAAGAACGAGATGGAGGTGTTTCAGAGTTTATGCATCGCGTTGGTACTGGATACACAAATTATTTCAATGGCTTGTATAAGAGGACGGGGAGTTTATTTGAGGGGCCGTTCCATGCAGTACAGATACAAAGCGATGCTCAGTTGATACATGTCATTCGCTATATTCATTTAAATGGGCTTGATGGCTCTAGTCACCTGTGGAGAGAAGGGGAAGTTCTTGATTGGGATAGAGCTCTTCATCTCCTCGATCAGTATTCTTGGTCGAGTCACCATTTTTACATGGGGCGTGACCAGGAGTTACCAGTTCTCAACGAACAGCTGGTTCACTCGTTATTTCCTGACCCTGGCGAGTACAGTACATTCTTACGTGGCTGGTCACAAAGAGAAATCGCGCACCTCTCTCCCGGAATTCTTTGGAGTTAAGCTCCGAGGGAACCCAATAAAATCAATACCCTCCTCGGAGCTTAGCTCCGAGGAAACATAGATTCCCTAAGCTAGGGATTCCAATTTTCCTCCCATTCTGCTAGGGTGGCATCTTCTGCCGCCGTACCTTCAACCAACCCTCTTGCGGCAGAGGAGGAGTTCCCATGTCTCGCAAGCCGATTGATCTCGAAGACATCACGAACTACGCCGTGTATGTCCTCGAAGGTCATGACATCGAGGTGTGTCCCTGGCAGGATCAGTCCTCGAGCGGGTTCTACCGGCTGTCGCTTTGCTTCGGTGCGTCTGCGGCGCTCAACCGCGTTCTGCGTCCCGACTCCTCGCTCACGGACTCGTTCAACTTCTTCGTGAAGCAGGATCACCTGGGGCTCTCGCCTGCTGACACGGCCCGCCTGTACGGGACTGGTGTGCGCAAGATGGTGGATACCCTGTCGCCCAAGGGTCTTGTCGTCGCCGTGGATGTGAACGCCAATCCGGAAGCGGCGGCGATGGGCATCGTCTACGCCCTGCAGGAAGCCAACTATTTCCAGACTGACATGGAGATCTACCGCGGCCTCACGACGGTTCGGATCATGGTGGACGGTGAAGCCTTCGTGACGAAGGCCGAACGCGGCGTGGAGATCGCGCGGCTCGGCAACCTGCAGCGGTGCCTGGCCACCGTCACCCCCACCGATGAGGGGCTCTCGACGGACGGCTTCGCCGAACTCGTCGAGCGGCTCTGGAAGGGGAGGGAGTTTCCCGAAATGGTCGAGTACGTGGGGACCGAGGAGATGGGCTTGATCAATGCCGTCTGCCGCGGTTCCGGCCGTTCGGGCCAGGTGCTGCGTCTCACCGTGCATCCCACGACGGGGGAGACCACGACGCGCGACGTGATCATCGGCAAGGGCCTGGTCTTCGACGACGGCGGGCAGGTCTCCAAGGGCGAACACATGGCGGGCATGGGCGGCGACAAGATGGGCGCGCTCGGCTGCCTCGGCGTGGCGCTGTACTTCGGACAGCATCCCGACGAGCTCACGCGCACGCTTGAGGTCATCCTCGTGCTGGCCGAGAACCGCACCGACGGCAACGCCTACCTCATGGACGAGATCCTCACCTCCTTTGGCGGCAAGCGGGTGCGCGTGACGCATCCCGATGCCGAGGGCCGGCTGGTCTTGGCCGACGCCATCGAGTGGGCGCACGCGAACTTTTCTGACATCGCGAGTCTGCAGACCATGGCGACGCTCACGGGAGCGGCGGTCACGGCGCTCGGCCAGCCCTTCTCGGCCATGTTCGTGAACGACAACTACTGGGAGCGGATGACCGAACTCAAGGAAGCGGGCGAGCGCGCTGCCGACCGCGTCTGGCCCATGCCGATGGACCCCTACTACGCGAACCTTCTCCTCGACCCCGTGGCCGACCTGAGGAACACGGGCAAGAAGAAGGAGGGCGGGCCGAGCCTGGGGGCGATGTTCCTCGCGGCCTTCCACCCCAAGGACTGGCCGGGGGAGTTCATCCATCTTGACATCGCGGGCTCCACGGCGCTCGACTTCGCCGGTGGCACCGAGATCGCCGAAGGTCTTCCGCGCGCAGCTGGCATCGCTTTCACGATCGAGCGTCTGCGCAAGAAGTAACGAGGACACGAGCTCGCAAGAGCGAAGGAGAATCTTCTCAATCCAGCCCACGGCTGGATTTCGTCTTCTCCAGGGCTTGACAGGCCCCTTTTCTTGTACCAAAATGGCGCTCGCAAGCACTCTAGCTTGTTGAGTGCTAATTAACCCTCCTCATTATTTATGAAGTTACGTCCTCTTAATGACCATATTCTTGTGAAGCCCCTTTCCTCCGAAGAGGTAACGGCTTCCGGCATCATCCTCCCCGACACCGTGGACAAGGACCGTCCGGAACAAGGTGAGGTCGTTGCCGTGGGTCCCGGCAAGCGTTTGGAAAATGGCGAACGCGCACCGATGGATGTGTCCGTCGGAGACAAAGTTGTCTTTAAAAAATATTCTCCCGATCCAGTGAAAGTGAAGGAGGAAGAATATTTGGTGATTCGCAACGACGACATTGTGGCCATCCTTGAATAACTCTTTCTATGTCAAAACAAATTCTTTTTAACGAAGATGCGCGCGCGGCGCTCAAGCGCGGTGTAGATAAACTTGCCAATGCCGTGAAGGTCACATTGGGTCCTCGTGGACGCAATGTTGTGCTCGAGCGTGGATACGGCGCCCCAACGGTCACAAAGGACGGCGTCACGGTAGCGAAGGAAATCGAACTCGAAGACAAGAACGAAAATCTTGGGGCAGAGTTGGTGAAGGAAGTGGCGACGAAAACCAACGACGCTGCGGGCGACGGCACAACGACGGCAACCGTGTTGGCGCAAGCGCTCATTGCCGAGGGTCTCAAAAATGTGACCGCGGGCATCAATCCGCAGGTGCTGCGCCGGGGGATTGAGAAGGGCGTGGAAGAGATGGTGCATGAGCTCAAGAATATTTCCAAACCTGTGGGCGGCGATGCTATTCAACAGATCGCTTCCATTTCGGCGAACGATCCGGAAATCGGAAAGGTGATTGCGGAGGCCATGAAGAAGGTCGGGGAAAACGGGGTGATTTCTGTGGAAGAGGGACCGTCGCTCGGTATTGAGGTGGAGACGGTGGAGGGCATGCAGTTCGACAAAGGCTATGTCTCTTCGTACATGGTGACGAACGCCGATCGTATGGAGGCGGAATACGAGGATCCCTACATTTTGATTACGGACAAAAAAATAAGCTCGGTCGAGGATTTGATTCCCGTACTTGAAAAAGTAGCGCAGGCGGGGCGCAAGGAGATTGTGATTATTGCGGAAGACGTGGATGGGCAAGCGCTTGCAACTCTCGTGGTGAACAAACTGCGCGGCACATTCTCGGCGCTTGCCATCAAAGCGCCAGGATTCGGTGACCGCCGCAAAGCCATGTTGCAAGACATCGCGGTGCTTACTGGTGGAAAGGTGATTTCAGAGGAAGTCGGCCTTAAGTTGGATAGCGCCACGGTTTCCGATCTCGGTCGCGCGCGCAAAGTGACGGCGACGAAAGACACCACGGTTATTGTGGACGGCAAAGGACATCGCGCGGATATTGATGGGCGCATTGCGCAGATCAAAAAAGAGATTGAGCGCACCGATTCGGATTACGACAAAGAGAAGCTGCAAGAACGCTTAGCAAAGCTCGCCGGCGGCGTTGCGGTCATCAAAGTGGGGGCGGCAAGCGAGGTGGAGATGAAAGAAAAGAAACATCGCATTGAAGACGCGGTCTCGGCCACGAAGGCAGCGGTGGAGGAGGGGATTGTGCCCGGCGGCGGCGTTGCACTTATTCGTGCGGCCAAGATGCTTGAGAGTATCGCGCTTCACGGTGATGAGCGCGTGGGAATGGAGATTCTCCGTCGCGCCATCGAAGAGCCGATGCGCATCATCGCGCACAATGCCGGCAAGGACGGGTCCGTGATTGTGAACCGTGTGAAAGAGGGGAAGGACGGATTCGGTTACAATGCTGCGACGGACACGTATGAAGATTTGGTGGAAAGCGGGGTCATCGACCCAGCCAAAGTGACGCGCTCGGCGCTTCAGAATGCAGCCTCGATTGCGATCATGGTCCTCACAACCGAAGCGTCTGTGACAGACATCCCGAAAAAAGATGATCATGCCACGGCAGCCGCGGGAATGGGCGGAGGCATGGGTGGCGGAGGCATGGGGATGTATTAAAGAGAAAAGATAGGCGGGGCTACTATGCCCCGCCTTTGACGCAAAATAGGGTAAAGCGTACAATTCTCAAGTATGGAAACACCAAACTTTCAGAAAGACGCCGAAGAAAACAAACTCATCGCGGCCATTGGCTACGTGGGTATTCTCTGCCTCGTCCCCCTCATTCTCAAAAAAGATTCTCCATTTGCGCAGCACCACGGCAAGCAAGGCCTTGTGGTATTCATCGCGTGGATTATTCTCTGGATCGGCAACATTATCCCCGTGCTGGGACAGATTATCTGGTTTGTCGGAAGCATCGCTCTTCTTATACTTGTGGTTATGGGGATCATGAATGCGATGGCGGGGAATATGTGGGAGATGCCGTATCTCGGCAAATTTGCCAAACAGGTGAAATTATAATTTGTGTCTATCGTAACCGACATTTCCGTCCAGAAGGACCGTGCCGCCACCCTGTGGCGGCTTCTTTGACGTAGATGGCGCCAAAACGCGGCTTACTGAGATCGAGGCGACTATGAGTGCCGCAGATTTTTGGAAGGATAAAAACCGCGCGCGTACTCTCGGTCAAGAGTCTGCGAGTCTTCGTCGGACTATTGAACAAATGGAGGACGTGAACAAGAGGATCGCGGACACGGAGGGATACAGCGCTTTAGCGGGCGAGGGAGCTCTGCAAGAACTTGAGGGGGAGGTGGCGTCAATCGGCAAGATTCTTGATGCGTTAGAATTTCGTACACTTTTTTCTGGTCCTTACGATTCTCATAACGCCATTGTGGACATTCATGCGGGTTCGGGCGGCACGGAGGCGAATGATTGGACCGGCATGCTGCTTCGTATGTACATGCGGTTTGCCGAATCGAAGGGGTGGCGGGTGACAATGCTCTCCGAATCCCCGGCGGAAGAAGCCGGGTACAAGTCTGTCACGCTTCGCATGGAAGGAGAGTATGCATACGGGACGCTTCGTTCGGAAGCCGGCGTGCATCGGCTGGTGCGTATTTCGCCGTTTGATGCCGAAAAAATGCGCCATACGACCTTTGCGCTTGTGAATGTCATCCCGGAATTTGACGAAGTTCCCGACATCGTGATTGATCCCAAAGATATTCGCGTGGACACGTTTCTCTCTTCCGGTCATGGGGGGCAAAGCGTGCAGACGACGTACTCCGCTGTACGCGTTGTGCATATCCCCACAGGTGTTGTGGTAAGCTGTCAGAACGAGCGATCGCAACAACAAAACAGAGAGACGGCCATGAAAATTCTTGCTTCGCGTCTCTACCAAATCGAACAGAAAAAACGCGAACGGCAAGTCTCCGATATCCGCGGGGATGTGCAAAGCGCCGAGTGGGGAAACCAGATCCGCTCGTACGTGCTTCATCCCTACAAGCTTGTGAAGGATCACCGCACGGAAGCGGAGACGCAAGAGGCAGAAGACGTATTGAATGGCGACCTTGATATATTCGTCCAGGCCTACCTTCGCTCGCAAGTCCACCTTAGCCACTAATTTCCCTATGACCTACAAAACCGCTCTTGTCACCGGTGGCGCCGGGTTTATCGGCTCACACATTGTGGATGCTCTCGTGGCGCGCCGCGTGAAAGTGTTTGTGGTGGACGATCTTTCCACGGGCCATAAAGAAAATCTCAATCCTAATGTATCTTTCACGAAGCTTTCTGTGACGTCGCCTGCGTTTCGGACGTTGGTGAAGAAGGTAAAACCTGACGTTATTTTCCATTTGGCGGCGCACTTGAGCGTGCGCGCGTCTATTGAACGGCCGATTCATGACGCGACGGTGAACATTCTTGGAACGCTCAATATGCTTGAAGCGGCGCGGGAAGCGGGCGTGAAAAAAATTGTTGTCACGTCCTCGGGCGGTATTATGTACCCCGCTTCGCTTAAGCGGGCGAGCGAAGAAGACGGCATTTATCCGGAATCTCCCTACGGCGTTTCCAAGCGTGCCATTGAGTTATACCTTGAGCATTATTGGAGCGTGTTTAAGATTCCCTATGTGGCTCTGCGGCTTTCCAATGTCTACGGCCCGCGACAGCGCGCCCATACTCCCGGCGAGGGGGGAGTGGTGCCAAATTTTATTGAAACAATGCGTGCCGGCAAGCGTCCCTTTATCACCGGCAAAGGAGACAAGACGCGCGACTTTGTTTATGTGACGGATGTGGCGGCGGCAGCGCTCGCGGCAGCGCGGTCGTCTTACGTGGGTATTGTCAACATTTCGAGCTGCCAAGAAGCAAGCGTGCATCAGATCTTTGATCTTTTAGCGCGCCTTGTAAAGTATCCGCACAAGCCAGAGTAT harbors:
- a CDS encoding NAD-dependent epimerase/dehydratase family protein: MTYKTALVTGGAGFIGSHIVDALVARRVKVFVVDDLSTGHKENLNPNVSFTKLSVTSPAFRTLVKKVKPDVIFHLAAHLSVRASIERPIHDATVNILGTLNMLEAAREAGVKKIVVTSSGGIMYPASLKRASEEDGIYPESPYGVSKRAIELYLEHYWSVFKIPYVALRLSNVYGPRQRAHTPGEGGVVPNFIETMRAGKRPFITGKGDKTRDFVYVTDVAAAALAAARSSYVGIVNISSCQEASVHQIFDLLARLVKYPHKPEYRQAIAGEKQRSCMNNKRARQELGWTPKVGLREGLAQCVRFFDTRKLQKKSA
- a CDS encoding DUF4870 domain-containing protein, translating into METPNFQKDAEENKLIAAIGYVGILCLVPLILKKDSPFAQHHGKQGLVVFIAWIILWIGNIIPVLGQIIWFVGSIALLILVVMGIMNAMAGNMWEMPYLGKFAKQVKL
- the prfB gene encoding peptide chain release factor 2 (programmed frameshift), producing MSIVTDISVQKDRAATLGGFFDVDGAKTRLTEIEATMSAADFWKDKNRARTLGQESASLRRTIEQMEDVNKRIADTEGYSALAGEGALQELEGEVASIGKILDALEFRTLFSGPYDSHNAIVDIHAGSGGTEANDWTGMLLRMYMRFAESKGWRVTMLSESPAEEAGYKSVTLRMEGEYAYGTLRSEAGVHRLVRISPFDAEKMRHTTFALVNVIPEFDEVPDIVIDPKDIRVDTFLSSGHGGQSVQTTYSAVRVVHIPTGVVVSCQNERSQQQNRETAMKILASRLYQIEQKKRERQVSDIRGDVQSAEWGNQIRSYVLHPYKLVKDHRTEAETQEAEDVLNGDLDIFVQAYLRSQVHLSH
- the groL gene encoding chaperonin GroEL (60 kDa chaperone family; promotes refolding of misfolded polypeptides especially under stressful conditions; forms two stacked rings of heptamers to form a barrel-shaped 14mer; ends can be capped by GroES; misfolded proteins enter the barrel where they are refolded when GroES binds), with the protein product MSKQILFNEDARAALKRGVDKLANAVKVTLGPRGRNVVLERGYGAPTVTKDGVTVAKEIELEDKNENLGAELVKEVATKTNDAAGDGTTTATVLAQALIAEGLKNVTAGINPQVLRRGIEKGVEEMVHELKNISKPVGGDAIQQIASISANDPEIGKVIAEAMKKVGENGVISVEEGPSLGIEVETVEGMQFDKGYVSSYMVTNADRMEAEYEDPYILITDKKISSVEDLIPVLEKVAQAGRKEIVIIAEDVDGQALATLVVNKLRGTFSALAIKAPGFGDRRKAMLQDIAVLTGGKVISEEVGLKLDSATVSDLGRARKVTATKDTTVIVDGKGHRADIDGRIAQIKKEIERTDSDYDKEKLQERLAKLAGGVAVIKVGAASEVEMKEKKHRIEDAVSATKAAVEEGIVPGGGVALIRAAKMLESIALHGDERVGMEILRRAIEEPMRIIAHNAGKDGSVIVNRVKEGKDGFGYNAATDTYEDLVESGVIDPAKVTRSALQNAASIAIMVLTTEASVTDIPKKDDHATAAAGMGGGMGGGGMGMY